AAGATAACCTTCATTCTTAATTCCTTCATAGGTTTTAATAAGATTTTCGAAATACTTATCTAAGTCATCTTCAGAAGTGCACCAGTAACTATGTCCTCTTTCTAGTATTCTTTCTTTCATCCAATAATATTGGTCACATTCTTTGAAATGTATACCTTCTACAAATATTTGATTCATCGATGCATATATAACCCTTCGGTCGTTCTCTAAAGTATTTCCCCTCAAGTACCCTTTATATAAATCCCAATCACCCTCTAACACGAAACTGTATGGGTTATCAACAAATTCTTTGTATATATTTTGAACTACATACTCTATTAACTTTGGGTTTATTAAGACTCTAAAGTAGTCTGTAGGTATAAATTTTTTTTCAACTATATAAGGAAGTGGCAATTTTAATAACCATTTCTTTACTTCTGAGTTAAGAACTCTATTCATTACCGCTCCGCATAAAGTCTTATTTTTAATATGAATATTCACTTTGTCAAACACCTTTTTCACACCTCTTTTCAATAGTATATGTATATTGCTCAACTTTAGCAGAGCAAAAATGGCAAACAGATATTCCGGAGTAGATTGTACCGCCATCCCAGAGTAACGAAACTGTGATTGTTGTCTCCAAGTACCGCATTTATTCCACAGTCCGCTTGACGACGAGCCTCTAATGGCATGCGTAAACGCATCCGGAACAACCTCGAAAGTGCTGAGGATGCTTGGCGTGAAATCCTAGCATGCCATCCCTCATCGTCAAGAAGTTTTTGCGGCATAAAAGATGGTGGTATCCTTAATCCAAAATAGCGTTATCCAAATTATCATATATCCGGGCGGTACTGATAGACAAAAATATTTAAGTCACTTGATTCAGTTTGCACCAGATAATCCACTGTAAAGTTATATATGGTATATATTTTCTATCACATCAGTTTATACTTTCTTAAGTTTACTGCACAGTATAAACTTGCTAACAGAATAACCATTATACGCAATAATAGTTTATCTTCAATAATAAAAAAAGTCCCAGTTATTAAGCTAATATAAACAATTGACCGAATATGAAATCTTAATCCATACATTGAATCTTTAATAATAAGACGATTGATGGCGAAGTGGAAAGTAAATAATATGAAAAAAGTAATTGCAGTTGTAATGGCTGCAGCAGAGTATCCGTATCGAGGAACAAAAATCAAGTTTAGTGAAATATTTATACCTGCTGCAAGTAATGACCCGAGAGCTTTATACTTTGTATTTCTATGGTAGTATTGTGTGTATGTTTCAAATGTAGTCATAAATTCAAAATAATAAGCTATAAAAATAAACGGTATAATAAATAGGCCTTCCCAGAAAGCTTCAGGTGCCATTATTCTAATCACCTCAGGAGATAAGAAAAGTATCAGAGCATACAATATAGTAAAAGTATCTCTTATAAGGACACCTGATTGTAGTATCCGCTCTCTATTTCCAAGCTTCGCCTTTTCTAAAAAATATGGTTTATAGGCTTGTGCAAATGAAGTCCTCACTATAAGTATAATCATTCCAATATTGTATGCAAAACTATATATTCCGGTAGCAGCAGCTCCACTGTATTGATTGATCACAAGTCTATCAAATTGAGAGTTTATTATGCCTGCTAGATTATGAAAAATAAATGGTGTAGATATACCAAGCGCATGTTTCCAATATTTTGTATTGATAAATACATTTCCTTTATAGAAGAAGTATATAGTATAACCTATACCTAAAACAATTATTACGAATCCTCCACCAAGAATTTTCCCAACATATTCTTGGTTAATAAAAACTCTATTTATTAAGTAAATAGAAATTAGCACACCTACTAGTGCAGCAAATATACTTGTTATCGACACAAGCTTATATTTATATTCAACTCGAAACTTTGCTAATGCAAACCTTTGCACAAACAAAAAATATGCATGTATAATCATGAAAAAGTAAATTGGGCCATTTATATCGATGAAACTACTTATCGGGTTGTGCAATAATACCATAAGAATTCCAAAAATTGAAAAAAGCAATAAAGATAGAGTAAGCACACTAGAAATATAATCATCAAACTTCTGTTTAAAATCAACTTTCCCAAGATTCACCGACCAAATTAAATCTAGACTCATAAATACAGATAGTATCCCCACCCAAGCTGTGTATACCGCTACTATTCCATAGTCCTCAACACTTAATATCCTTGTGAATATTGGGATTGTTAAAAAGCCAATCCCCTTAACAAATATATTCGTAACAATGTACCAACTTCCAGCTTGAACAACCTTGTGTCGTAAAAGACTACTTACCTTCATAACATATCGCCTCTACTATCCCTAATTGTTGAACTAATTTTTTTTTCTCACTGTTGAAAAATGTCATGAATATCTCTCTTGCTATATTTTCACTCATTTCACCACTTTTGACATGGGGCCATTCCTTAACATTTTTAATATCTATTACTCTGGGATAGTTCGAACGAAACTTCACAGGTATATACTCATATCCCATAGCTGAAAGCACAGGAACTCGATGATTTCCTCCAAGTACAATAAACCTATAGACATCTTCATTCTTTAAAAAGTATCCATTAATTTCATCGGAATGCTTTGATTTATAACCTTTCTTAGAAATTGAATTATACACAACCTTTAATCTATTTAGCTCCAACAATCCTTTTTCATCAGATACCGGACCACAGCCCTGCCAACCATGGCTTGAGCATAATCCTTTTTCTCCAGAAACTATTTCTTTTTTCTCATAAAACCATGGAAGGGTTAATGAGAGTTTAGAAATGGATTTTAGATAATCAACTTCATAACTGTCTAACCCATTAGCCATTTTAGAAAAAAACAATTCATAAAGCGAAGCTGGTTGATAACTATCATAAAACTTCTTTAAAATGCTGTCTTTATAAATAACGTTTTCTCTTTTTATAATTTCTTGTACCGCTTTGGTAAATGGGTGCCATTCTTCTTTCCCAAACATGAAACCTATTTGATTACAACTAATATCAACATCTACTAAAAAAAAATTTTCTTTAGTTGAGTATATTACATTAGAATAATCAGTTAAGCATTTGAAGTCTTTTAAATTTCTTTTTTTAGCAATTTTGTTAATATCATATCCCATATAATTAATTGATTTCTTTATTATATTTTTAACGTCCATAACTTTAGTCACTTCCTTTTACAAGCTCATACTACAAATTTATCATACCCCAATCAAGTGGTGTCCCCTTTTTGATATCACTATTAGCAGTCTTACCTAATACGTCACTAAAATACTTTGGCGCTAATCCATATCCAGGCCTAATGGACCTCACATTTTCTTCAGTGAATTTCTCTCCTGCTTTAATATCTTTAACAACAAATAAAGATCTACCTAATAACCTACTATTCTTTTTCTTCTCGCTCATACTATAATCTACTTTACCTACAGCTTTTTCAGCCTCTCTAACTGAATCAACCATTTGCTTGAATTCATGTGGCTGAAGAGAAAAGCTTGAATCTGGCCCCCCAATTGATTTATCTAAAATAAAGTGCTTCTCAATCACTTTAGCACCTAATGCCACTGATACTACTGGCACTGTAATGCCTAGAGTATGATCCGATAGCCCAACTTCAACACCAAATGTTTCTTTCATATTTGGAATTGTATTTAAATTAGCATCCTCAATCTTTGCTGGATATGATGATGTGCACTTTAGTAATATAATTTGATCATTTCCCATACGTTTACAAGCGTTAACAGCTTCTTCAATATCGCTTAATGAAGCAACCCCTGTAGACATAATCATTGTTTTTCCTTTCGATGCGATGTATTCAATTAATGGAATATCCATAATTTCAAATGAAGCGACTTTATAAACAGGAACATTTAATTCCTCAAGAAAATCTACCGCTGTTTTATCAAAAGGAGTGGAAAAGAAAATAAGACCTATGCTATTGGCATACTCCATCAATTCTTTTTGCCATTCCCATGGTGTATATGCTTCACTATATAAGTCGTAAAGAGTACGTCCATCCCAGATCGTCCCGCTATCAAGCTTAAAATACTCATTATCACAATCAATAGTAAGAGTATCAGCTGTGTATGTTTGTATCTTAATTGCATCAGCTCCGGCTTCTTTGGCTGCTTTTATTGTGTCTTTCGCAATATTGATATCATGTCCGTGATTTGCTGACAACTCTGCAATGATAAATATCTTTTCATTAATGTCAAATTTATCAATTAACATAAAAATCCTCCTTCTTTAGGATAAGCTTCATCATACTATCTTCATCTTTAACTCTTTTAAAGTTAAGTCCTTCAAATATTTTTTTTGAAGCGATGTTATTTTCAGAAACAAAAGCAATAATATCTTTTACAGATTGTTCTTCCTCAAATATTTTTTTAATACTTTTACTTAATATCTCCTTTGAAAGACCCTTCCCTTTTAATTTTTCTGATAAGCTTATACTTACGGTTGCACTGTTTTGAGCTATTTTATATCGAATCTGACCAAGAAAAGATTCATTTTTATCTGTTACTACATAAAACACTGTGCTTTTATCTTCAAGTACCGAATTAAACCATTTAATATGATCCGCCCATTCAATTTTATCTTTATTAATTGAGTAACGTCTCACGTAGTCTTGATTTGATAAATCAAACACTTCCTTGATGTCTTCTGATTTGATTTTCCTCAAATTTATTTTATACTCTTTATTTTTATCTTTTAATAAATAATCTACTATTCTCTTTGAGCCATATCCGTCTACAAGGTCTTTATATCTTTGGTTATAACTTTTTCTATATTCGATGTCACTATATATTTCTAAAGCTTTATTTAAGTTACTTAAAAAATCTAAATCGTCATATCTTAATACAATCTGTTCAGGATTATATTCAAACAATGATTTAATATTGTTTTCTTGGTTTTCTATTACTTTAATTGGAATAAAAGGTGTCTGTGTAGCTAACAACTCATAAATGGTTTGACCTGCTGCAGTAATAGCTAAGTCACAACTTATCATTAACTCCATCATTTGAGTTGCATCTAGATTGTTATGAAAAGTAATATTTTTTGGTTTAGAAATCTGCGAATTGATTTTCTCCATCTCTTCAGAACCAGTCACAATATCGAATTCTATATCTAACATGTTTCTACAAATATTATCAATAATTAAAGGAGTTAAGCCTCTGATATCAGTCCCCCCCATCATAATCAGAACTCTTTTAACCTCCTTTGAGATGTTTTCTTTTTTTAAACTCCTAAATTGCTTTCTTAAAATCACATATTCTGGACCAGATAACAAAATACCATTTTGAGATTTCGAATAGTCAATGTGGCTAGCATCTAAAGAGGGGTTTACTATAATACCTTCGGGATATACTGTTCTGCCTATATCATCAATGTATAATACTTTTTTTGTTTTTTTTGAAATAATATCATAGATTTCTTTTGTAGCTTCATATGAGTCTACAATTGCGTAGTCATCTGATGTGATATTGTTGTATAGATACTCTTTATCCAACCAATTTTCATTAATAATATTTATACCATTTAAAAAGTCTACATCTACAATATC
This Isachenkonia alkalipeptolytica DNA region includes the following protein-coding sequences:
- a CDS encoding bifunctional UDP-2,4-diacetamido-2,4,6-trideoxy-beta-L-altropyranose hydrolase/GNAT family N-acetyltransferase, whose protein sequence is MKIKIFTEGGKDIGLGHISRCSSLYNEAASRGISVDLIVYGDIVDVDFLNGINIINENWLDKEYLYNNITSDDYAIVDSYEATKEIYDIISKKTKKVLYIDDIGRTVYPEGIIVNPSLDASHIDYSKSQNGILLSGPEYVILRKQFRSLKKENISKEVKRVLIMMGGTDIRGLTPLIIDNICRNMLDIEFDIVTGSEEMEKINSQISKPKNITFHNNLDATQMMELMISCDLAITAAGQTIYELLATQTPFIPIKVIENQENNIKSLFEYNPEQIVLRYDDLDFLSNLNKALEIYSDIEYRKSYNQRYKDLVDGYGSKRIVDYLLKDKNKEYKINLRKIKSEDIKEVFDLSNQDYVRRYSINKDKIEWADHIKWFNSVLEDKSTVFYVVTDKNESFLGQIRYKIAQNSATVSISLSEKLKGKGLSKEILSKSIKKIFEEEQSVKDIIAFVSENNIASKKIFEGLNFKRVKDEDSMMKLILKKEDFYVN
- a CDS encoding lipopolysaccharide biosynthesis protein; translation: MKVSSLLRHKVVQAGSWYIVTNIFVKGIGFLTIPIFTRILSVEDYGIVAVYTAWVGILSVFMSLDLIWSVNLGKVDFKQKFDDYISSVLTLSLLLFSIFGILMVLLHNPISSFIDINGPIYFFMIIHAYFLFVQRFALAKFRVEYKYKLVSITSIFAALVGVLISIYLINRVFINQEYVGKILGGGFVIIVLGIGYTIYFFYKGNVFINTKYWKHALGISTPFIFHNLAGIINSQFDRLVINQYSGAAATGIYSFAYNIGMIILIVRTSFAQAYKPYFLEKAKLGNRERILQSGVLIRDTFTILYALILFLSPEVIRIMAPEAFWEGLFIIPFIFIAYYFEFMTTFETYTQYYHRNTKYKALGSLLAAGINISLNLIFVPRYGYSAAAITTAITFFILFTFHFAINRLIIKDSMYGLRFHIRSIVYISLITGTFFIIEDKLLLRIMVILLASLYCAVNLRKYKLM
- the pseI gene encoding pseudaminic acid synthase, whose amino-acid sequence is MLIDKFDINEKIFIIAELSANHGHDINIAKDTIKAAKEAGADAIKIQTYTADTLTIDCDNEYFKLDSGTIWDGRTLYDLYSEAYTPWEWQKELMEYANSIGLIFFSTPFDKTAVDFLEELNVPVYKVASFEIMDIPLIEYIASKGKTMIMSTGVASLSDIEEAVNACKRMGNDQIILLKCTSSYPAKIEDANLNTIPNMKETFGVEVGLSDHTLGITVPVVSVALGAKVIEKHFILDKSIGGPDSSFSLQPHEFKQMVDSVREAEKAVGKVDYSMSEKKKNSRLLGRSLFVVKDIKAGEKFTEENVRSIRPGYGLAPKYFSDVLGKTANSDIKKGTPLDWGMINL